In Humulus lupulus chromosome 6, drHumLupu1.1, whole genome shotgun sequence, a single genomic region encodes these proteins:
- the LOC133785513 gene encoding uncharacterized protein LOC133785513, with amino-acid sequence MVRRKKTNQKPANRSRVNDSPLIQKACEEKVTDADEDVPEEMEEVFKDSMVEFPEVGDRGMRETDESLAGMMRNGFIKRIWGKLGIDRVDRLNAGYNLVKFRDEATRDLVLEAGVLHFDRKLVKVKPWTADLDTLKAVKSVPVWIRLPGLGLQYWGTKCLSALMSTIGNLILVDKVTKDRTMMQFARVLVEIEITEKVPKSIQFINEKGQPMEQLLEFEWLPTQCKECRVFGHTEMMCNRKQKEIWRQKSRNEEEETKQDPKKQRPLTKDKEITTGGCDIGQQQTDATEVKES; translated from the exons ATGGTGAGACGCAAGAAGACCAACCAAAAGCCAGCTAATAGATCTAGGGTAAATGATTCTCCATTGATCCAGAAAGCTTGTGAGGAAAAAGTGACTGATGCAGATGAAGATGTGCCGGAGGAAATGGAAGAAGTTTTCAAGGATTCGATGGTGGAGTTCCCAGAAGTTGGGGATCGAGGAATGAGGGAAACTGATGAGAGTTTAGCTGGAATGATGCGAAACG GATTCATCAAGAGAATTTGGGGTAAGCTAGGTATAGACAGAGTTGATCGATTGAATGCTGGGTATAATCTAGTGAAATTCAGAGATGAAGCAACAAGAGACTTGGTTTTGGAAGCTGGGGTGCTACACTTTGATAGGAAACTAGTGAAAGTGAAGCCTTGGACCGCTGATCTAGACACTCTTAAGGCTGTGAAATCTGTTCCAGTTTGGATTAGACTTCCGGGGCTTGGATTGCAATATTGGGGTACCAAGTGTTTGAGCGCCCTTATGAGTACAATTGGGAATCTGATTCTAGTTGATAAAGTTACTAAGGATAGAACAATGATGCAATTTGCTAGAGTGTTGGTTGAGATAGAAATAACAGAGAAGGTCCCTAAATCCATTCAGTTTATCAATGAAAAGGGGCAGCCAATGGAGCAACTTTTAGAATTTGAATGGCTTCCAACTCAGTGTAAAGAATGCAGGGTTTTTGGTCATACTGAGATGATGTGTAATAGGAAACAAAAGGAGATATGGAGGCAGAAAAGCAGAAATGAAGAGGAGGAGACTAAGCAAGACCCCAAGAAGCAGCGACCATTAACAAAGGATAAGGAGATAACTACTGGGGGTTGTGATATTGGTCAACAACAGACAGATGCTACGGAAGTAAAGGAGTCTTAG
- the LOC133785514 gene encoding uncharacterized protein LOC133785514, which translates to MMSLFFSGWNYFTGPASEGRILLIWQRQCISVEVLKESDQLLHVYAQEVRSNKKFCVTFVYGRKTIEERRQLWDDLSGLCFPATPWLVAGDFNAVFEATDRVRGYNITAMELVDAQNWRALGLVDEMRTSGSHFTWTNEQAVAVVNWDLISDHCLCIIKSRAALNCGTKPFRFFHMWTDHDNFKETNYTTAKEKYQAAHLSLQNDPHSSELQREERIAGEFFANHARLYDSFLRQKRKVNWLRYGDDNTTYFHACLKQRRASNRITSFVNESGQLVERFEDVVDHFVNHFQKIMGSQSSASVPIQKSCFRFGHRLSLDQQIALIKPFTRKEVEDALFSINAIKSLGPDGYGSGFFKVMWKDLGAEVSEAILDFFERNALPEEINKATITLIPKVDTPTEEEILIAFCFPDRFIKWVMTCLRDATYLILMNGRIQGGFKGKKGLRQGDPISPLLFVLVMEYFTRLLCQSTLSKEFWFHPKCKNLKLVNLCFADDLVIFCKGVSKSVQLIKDCFNEFSLASGLSVNLEKSQVYFGGLSDREAQQLVNKLHFSKGNFPLKYLGVPLRPIKWKAGDCAIIIKKIQLKLHNWSSLHLSFAERDQLINCVLLSIRSFWMSIFILPKSVIKEVDQLCRNFLWGRKDSNSN; encoded by the exons ATGATGAGTTTATTTTTCAGTGGCTGGAATTATTTTACAGGACCAGCTTCTGAAGGGAGGATTCTTCTGATTTGGCAGAGGCAGTGTATCTCAGTTGAGGTCCTGAAGGAGAGTGACCAATTATTACATGTCTATGCTCAGGAAGTGAGATCTAATAAGAAGTTTTGCGTGACTTTTGTGTATGGTAGAAAAACGATTGAGGAGAGAAGACAGCTGTGGGATGATCTTTCTGGTTTATGCTTTCCAGCCACTCCTTGGCTTGTGGCTGGGGATTTTAACGCGGTGTTTGAGGCTACTGACAGAGTTAGAGGCTATAATATTACTGCTATGGAATTGGTGGATGCTCAAAACTGGAGAGCATTAGGGTTGGTGGATGAGATGCGCACGAGCGGTTCTCATTTCACTTGGACTAACGAGCAA GCTGTAGCTGTTGTTAATTGGGACTTGATCTCAGATCATTGTCTTTGTATTATCAAGTCAAGAGCTGCTTTAAACTGTGGTACCAAACCTTTTAGATTTTTTCATATGTGGACTGACCATGACAATTTTAAAGAGACA AACTATACTACTGCTAAGGAGAAATATCAAGCTGCTCATTTGTCTCTCCAAAATGACCCTCACTCTTCAGAGTTGCAAAGAGAGGAGAGGATAGCAGGTGAATTTTTTGCTAATCATGCTAGATTATATGATAGCTTTCTTAGGCAGAAAAGAAAAGTGAACTGGCTTCGTTATGGTGATGACAATACAACTTATTTTCATGCTTGCTTGAAACAAAGAAGGGCGTCTAACCGGATCACGTCCTTTGTTAATGAGTCTGGTCAGTTGGTTGAGAGGTTTGAGGATGTGGTGGATCACTTTGTGAACCACTTTCAAAAGATTATGGGAAGTCAGAGTAGTGCTTCGGTACCTATTCAGAAGTCTTGCTTCAGATTTGGTCATAGATTATCTTTGGATCAACAGATTGCTCTGATAAAACCGTTTACTAGAAAGGAGGTGGAGGATGCTTTGTTTAGTATTAATGCTATTAAAAGTCTGGGTCCGGATGGGTATGGATCGGGTTTTTTCAAAGTCATGTGGAAGGATTTGGGAGCTGAAGTTTCAGAGGCTATACTTGACTTCTTTGAGAGGAATGCTCTACCTGAAGAGATAAATAAAGCTACAATTACTTTGATTCCTAAGGTTGATACCCCTACCGAG GAGGAAATTCTAATTGCTTTCTGTTTTCCAGATAGATTTATCAAATGGGTGATGACTTGTTTAAGAGATGCTACTTATTTGATCTTAATGAATGGTAGGATTCAAGGTGGCTTTAAAGGGAAAAAAGGTCTCAGGCAAGGCGACCCTATATCTCCTTTATTGTTTGTCCTTGTGATGGAGTATTTCACTCGGCTTCTTTGTCAATCTACCCTTAGCAAGGAGTTCTGGTTTCATCCAAAGTGTAAAAATCTTAAACTTGTTAACTTGTGTTTTGCTGATGACTTAGTAATTTTTTGCAAGGGCGTGTCTAAATCGGTTCAGCTTATTAAGGACTGTTTCAATGAGTTCAGTCTAGCTTCTGGTTTATCTGTCAACTTAGAGAAGTCTCAGGTTTACTTTGGGGGATTGTCTGACAGAGAAGCGCAGCAGCTAGTTAATAAGCTCCATTTTTCTAAAGGGAACTTTCCTCTAAAATATCTGGGAGTTCCTCTTCGACCTATAAAATGGAAAGCTGGAGATTGTGCTATTATTATTAAAAAGATTCAGCTGAAACTTCACAATTGGTCTAGTCTCCATCTGTCTTTTGCAGAAAGGGATCAATTGATTAACTGTGT